One genomic region from Desulfatibacillum aliphaticivorans DSM 15576 encodes:
- a CDS encoding DUF814 domain-containing protein: MGEPAKKLSALGLSSGGLDSILSALVLKEQGIEVSWISFETPFFSADNARKASADTGIPLITRYILDDYLEMLLNPPAGYGKNMNPCMDCHALMFRLAHQVMQEIGADFLFSGEVLGQRPKSQTQNALNYVNKHSGAPGYILRPLSAKKLTPTILENQGLIDREQLLDLNGRSRKPQMALAEKYGIKEYPAPAGGCLLTDKGFSDRLRDLFAYQKSYAARDFEFLKYGRHFRLSETVKAIVGRNRSDNEQINAHIKEDEDIIIKMAGIPGPSVILPHGADEQAVRLAAQLCGAYSKAKEGETAGVSILAGGSKQVIQVEVPEKEIFYNSIL, translated from the coding sequence ATGGGAGAACCCGCAAAAAAACTTTCAGCCCTGGGCCTCAGTTCCGGAGGCCTGGACAGCATTCTTTCCGCCCTTGTTCTTAAGGAACAGGGGATTGAGGTGTCTTGGATCAGCTTTGAAACCCCTTTCTTTTCAGCGGACAACGCCCGGAAGGCGTCCGCGGATACGGGCATCCCCCTGATAACCAGATACATTCTTGACGATTACCTGGAAATGCTGCTGAATCCTCCTGCAGGCTACGGAAAAAACATGAACCCCTGCATGGACTGCCATGCACTCATGTTCCGCCTGGCCCATCAGGTAATGCAGGAAATTGGCGCCGACTTCTTGTTTTCGGGCGAAGTGCTGGGGCAGCGGCCCAAAAGCCAGACGCAAAACGCGCTCAACTATGTAAACAAGCACTCCGGCGCGCCCGGATACATCCTCAGGCCTTTGTCCGCAAAAAAACTGACTCCCACCATCCTGGAGAACCAGGGGCTGATAGACAGGGAGCAGCTTCTGGACTTAAACGGCAGAAGCCGCAAGCCTCAGATGGCCCTGGCGGAGAAATACGGGATCAAAGAGTATCCCGCTCCGGCCGGAGGCTGTCTGCTCACGGACAAGGGTTTTTCGGACCGGCTGCGGGATTTGTTCGCCTATCAGAAATCCTACGCTGCAAGGGATTTTGAGTTTTTGAAGTACGGAAGGCATTTTCGCCTTTCCGAGACCGTAAAGGCGATTGTGGGCAGAAACCGTTCGGACAACGAGCAGATAAACGCCCATATCAAGGAGGATGAGGACATCATCATCAAGATGGCGGGCATTCCCGGCCCCAGCGTAATCCTTCCCCACGGCGCCGACGAGCAGGCCGTGCGTCTCGCCGCCCAGCTTTGCGGGGCGTACAGCAAGGCCAAAGAGGGTGAGACTGCCGGGGTATCCATCCTGGCCGGGGGCTCCAAACAGGTTATCCAGGTGGAGGTTCCGGAAAAGGAGATCTTCTACAACTCTATTCTGTAG
- the rimM gene encoding ribosome maturation factor RimM (Essential for efficient processing of 16S rRNA): protein MTSKDFVEVGQVAGVHGIRGAVLLRSFAENPDIFAKGGKILLKGPGENLQEFILESSRPHKGKLLAELQGVSDRSGAEALKGRMILVHRDALPELEPDEYYWFDLIGMEVAAPDGSRLGVLDAIIETGANDVYVIKDGEKEILAPALPWVILSIDLEAGVMTVDLPEGL, encoded by the coding sequence ATGACTTCCAAGGATTTCGTTGAAGTAGGACAAGTGGCCGGAGTGCATGGCATCCGAGGCGCAGTATTATTGCGCTCATTCGCCGAGAACCCGGACATCTTCGCCAAAGGCGGAAAAATACTTCTAAAAGGCCCGGGAGAGAACCTTCAGGAATTTATTCTGGAATCCTCCCGCCCCCATAAGGGGAAGCTGCTGGCCGAACTCCAGGGAGTATCGGACCGAAGCGGCGCTGAGGCCTTAAAGGGCAGAATGATCCTGGTGCACAGGGACGCCCTGCCGGAACTGGAACCGGACGAGTATTACTGGTTCGACCTGATCGGCATGGAAGTGGCGGCCCCGGACGGCTCCAGGCTTGGCGTTCTGGACGCCATCATTGAAACGGGCGCCAATGACGTCTATGTGATCAAGGACGGCGAAAAGGAAATCCTGGCGCCGGCGCTTCCGTGGGTGATTTTGTCCATAGACCTGGAGGCGGGCGTCATGACCGTGGACCTGCCCGAAGGGTTGTAA
- a CDS encoding KH domain-containing protein, giving the protein MKELIKYVAEALVDYPEKVEVSEVEGEQTSVIELKVAKEDLGKVIGKQGRTARAMRTILSAASAKVKKRSVLEIIE; this is encoded by the coding sequence ATGAAAGAACTGATCAAGTACGTAGCTGAAGCTCTCGTTGACTATCCTGAGAAGGTAGAAGTTTCGGAGGTGGAGGGGGAACAGACATCTGTAATTGAGCTCAAGGTGGCCAAAGAGGACCTTGGGAAAGTCATTGGAAAGCAGGGACGAACGGCCCGGGCAATGCGCACGATTTTAAGCGCAGCGTCCGCCAAGGTCAAAAAACGCTCCGTGCTGGAAATTATTGAATAG
- the ffh gene encoding signal recognition particle protein yields the protein MFESLSDRLGSVFKKLKGQGKLSEKNIQDGLKEVRLALLEADVHYKVVKTLIAAIKERAVGQEVLESLTPGQQVVKIVNEELTNLMGGANEEINLGGGHPASIMLVGLQGSGKTTTAGKLAVYLRGQGRKPYLVPADVYRPAAIEQLTKIGKELSIPVYPSDTDSKPEKIAELARIKCAQEGCDTMILDTAGRLHIDDELMAELGRIKATTPPSDILLVADAMTGQDAVNMAKAFNDAMDVGGVILTKMDGDARGGAALSIRSITGKPIKFIGTGEKSNAFEAFHPNRMASRILGMGDVMTLIEKAQDAVDVKKAAELEKKLRKSQFTLEDFKDQMVQVRKMGSLEDIMSMIPGMGKSKHLKQLKGSDKEMIKIEAIINSMTLEERRNHTIINGSRRKRIAKGSGATVTDVNQLLKNYTQVMKMMKKINKGGMKKMGRMLGL from the coding sequence ATGTTTGAAAGTCTAAGCGATAGATTAGGCTCAGTATTCAAAAAGCTGAAAGGCCAAGGAAAACTGAGCGAAAAAAATATCCAGGACGGCCTGAAGGAAGTGAGACTGGCCCTCCTGGAGGCGGACGTTCATTATAAGGTCGTTAAAACCCTTATCGCCGCCATCAAAGAACGGGCCGTGGGTCAGGAGGTGTTGGAAAGCCTCACGCCAGGCCAGCAGGTGGTGAAGATCGTCAACGAAGAATTGACGAACCTCATGGGCGGCGCCAACGAGGAGATCAACCTGGGCGGCGGGCATCCGGCAAGCATCATGCTTGTGGGCTTGCAGGGTTCGGGTAAGACCACCACAGCCGGCAAGCTGGCCGTGTATCTCAGGGGACAGGGGCGTAAGCCCTATTTGGTCCCGGCGGACGTTTATCGCCCGGCCGCCATTGAGCAGTTGACGAAAATCGGCAAAGAGTTGTCCATTCCGGTTTATCCTTCGGACACGGACTCCAAGCCGGAAAAAATTGCGGAACTCGCCAGGATCAAGTGCGCGCAGGAAGGCTGCGACACCATGATTCTGGATACCGCTGGCCGCCTGCATATAGACGATGAGTTGATGGCGGAGCTTGGGCGCATCAAGGCAACAACGCCCCCTTCGGACATCCTGCTGGTGGCGGACGCCATGACCGGGCAGGACGCGGTGAACATGGCCAAGGCGTTTAACGACGCCATGGACGTGGGCGGCGTAATCCTGACCAAAATGGACGGCGACGCCAGGGGCGGCGCGGCATTGTCCATCCGGTCCATTACGGGCAAGCCTATTAAGTTCATAGGGACCGGAGAAAAGTCCAACGCCTTTGAGGCTTTCCATCCCAACAGGATGGCCAGCCGCATCCTGGGCATGGGGGACGTTATGACCCTCATCGAAAAAGCCCAGGACGCCGTGGACGTGAAAAAAGCGGCCGAACTGGAGAAAAAGCTCCGGAAAAGCCAGTTCACCCTGGAGGATTTCAAGGACCAGATGGTTCAGGTCCGTAAAATGGGATCCTTGGAAGACATTATGTCCATGATTCCCGGGATGGGCAAAAGCAAGCATTTGAAGCAGCTCAAGGGCAGCGATAAGGAGATGATCAAGATAGAGGCTATCATCAACTCCATGACCCTTGAAGAAAGAAGAAACCACACCATCATCAACGGCAGCCGGAGAAAGCGTATAGCCAAAGGCAGCGGCGCCACGGTGACCGATGTCAACCAGCTATTGAAAAACTACACTCAGGTCATGAAGATGATGAAAAAAATAAACAAAGGCGGCATGAAAAAAATGGGCCGCATGCTCGGCTTATAA
- the nth gene encoding endonuclease III — translation MPGNKKNVKKILEGLQKAYPAVKTQLEHNSPFQLLIATMLSAQCTDKQVNSVTPALFARASTPEEIMELPLKELEELIHATGFFHTKAKRVKECAAALMEKHGGVVPRDMESLLALPGVGRKTANVVLNAAFEIPGIVVDTHVQRISQRLGFTKFKDPVKIEFDLMKLLPKESWIDFSLHLIYHGRAVCTARKPKCGECTLAEWCKGAGKF, via the coding sequence ATGCCAGGCAACAAAAAGAACGTCAAAAAAATTCTCGAAGGTCTACAAAAGGCTTACCCTGCTGTCAAGACCCAGTTGGAGCACAACAGCCCTTTTCAATTGCTGATCGCAACCATGTTGTCAGCCCAATGTACGGACAAGCAGGTGAATTCCGTTACGCCCGCCCTTTTCGCCAGGGCGTCCACGCCCGAGGAGATCATGGAGTTGCCCCTCAAAGAGCTTGAGGAGCTGATTCATGCTACCGGATTTTTTCATACCAAGGCCAAGCGGGTCAAGGAATGCGCCGCAGCATTGATGGAAAAACACGGCGGCGTGGTGCCCCGGGACATGGAATCCCTGCTGGCCCTGCCGGGCGTGGGGCGAAAAACCGCTAACGTGGTTTTAAACGCCGCGTTTGAGATTCCCGGGATTGTGGTGGACACCCATGTTCAGCGGATTTCCCAAAGGCTGGGCTTCACCAAGTTCAAGGATCCGGTCAAGATAGAGTTCGATCTGATGAAGCTCCTGCCCAAAGAGTCGTGGATCGATTTTTCCCTGCACCTGATTTATCACGGAAGAGCGGTTTGCACGGCCAGAAAGCCCAAATGCGGAGAGTGCACTTTGGCGGAATGGTGTAAGGGGGCGGGAAAGTTCTAA
- the trmD gene encoding tRNA (guanosine(37)-N1)-methyltransferase TrmD, which translates to MNFVVLTLFPLMFPAFAGHGIVRRAVEQGLVDIEALNIRDFAEGRHSTTDDRPYGGGNGMVLKPEPLAKAIRAAKEVHTDARVVFLGPRGRLFDQETAARLAGGKDIIMVCGRYEGIDERIAATLIDEEISIGDYILSGGETAAMVVMDAIIRLIPGALGNESSAEQESFSNQLLEHSHFTRPPVFEGMETPEILLSGDHGKIDQWRTRASLLYTLANRPDLLEGREFSKEEITILENWGRQIADIIRTQGLHGPDALSRNR; encoded by the coding sequence GTGAATTTTGTTGTACTCACCCTGTTTCCCCTCATGTTTCCGGCTTTCGCCGGGCATGGCATCGTTCGACGAGCGGTGGAGCAGGGTCTTGTGGATATAGAGGCCCTTAACATCAGGGACTTTGCCGAAGGCCGGCATTCCACGACGGACGACAGGCCTTACGGCGGGGGCAACGGCATGGTGCTTAAGCCCGAACCTCTCGCCAAAGCCATAAGGGCCGCCAAGGAAGTCCATACGGACGCCAGGGTGGTTTTCCTCGGACCGCGGGGCAGGCTGTTTGATCAGGAAACGGCGGCCAGGCTGGCCGGGGGAAAAGACATAATTATGGTTTGCGGGCGCTATGAAGGCATTGACGAACGCATAGCAGCCACCCTGATAGACGAGGAGATCTCCATAGGGGATTATATCCTGTCAGGCGGGGAAACCGCAGCCATGGTGGTCATGGACGCGATAATAAGGCTGATTCCAGGAGCCTTGGGAAACGAAAGTTCTGCGGAGCAGGAGTCTTTTTCCAATCAGCTTTTGGAGCATTCGCATTTTACGCGGCCTCCGGTGTTCGAAGGCATGGAAACGCCGGAAATTCTCCTTTCCGGAGACCATGGCAAGATAGACCAATGGAGAACCAGGGCCAGCTTGTTGTACACCCTGGCCAATCGGCCCGACCTGCTGGAAGGCCGGGAGTTCTCCAAGGAAGAAATAACCATTTTGGAGAATTGGGGCAGGCAAATTGCCGACATCATCAGGACCCAGGGTTTACATGGCCCTGATGCATTATCCCGTAACCGATAA
- the rlmN gene encoding 23S rRNA (adenine(2503)-C(2))-methyltransferase RlmN, with amino-acid sequence MENSSDQTDIISCTHEELVRWLADHKLKPYRAFQILQWVYQRQADSFDVMTNLAKRHRQLLSDHFTIGRLKILQTQDSSDGSRKFLFQCADGASIETVLIPEKGHHTLCVSTQVGCAMGCKFCCTASMGLTRSLQANEIISQIRDVQATMEDPEHLRNLVFMGMGEPLANWDNVKQAMDIITDNDWGLRFSGRRVTISTVGLVPKMAAVGKDTRVKLAVSLNAPDNEIRDQIMPVNKKYPIEELLQACKDFPLRPGRRVTFEYVLLKGVNDSPAHARKLGKLLAHQPCKINLIPYNPHENSPFERPDPEAVDAFYKVLMDKNYTVIVRHSKGLDIKAACGQLKAANQAKKDACAPKTTE; translated from the coding sequence ATGGAAAATTCTTCAGATCAAACTGATATTATATCCTGCACCCATGAAGAGCTGGTCCGGTGGCTGGCCGATCATAAGCTCAAGCCGTACCGGGCCTTCCAGATTCTTCAATGGGTTTATCAACGGCAGGCCGATTCCTTTGACGTCATGACCAATCTGGCCAAAAGGCATCGCCAGCTCCTGTCCGACCATTTTACCATCGGGCGTTTGAAAATCCTGCAGACCCAGGATTCCTCCGACGGATCGCGCAAGTTTCTTTTCCAGTGCGCGGACGGGGCCAGCATCGAAACCGTGCTTATCCCGGAAAAGGGGCATCACACCCTGTGCGTGTCCACTCAGGTGGGGTGCGCCATGGGCTGCAAGTTCTGCTGCACGGCGTCCATGGGCCTGACCCGCAGCCTGCAGGCCAACGAAATCATTTCCCAGATTCGGGACGTGCAGGCGACCATGGAGGACCCGGAGCATTTGCGCAACCTGGTCTTCATGGGCATGGGCGAACCCCTGGCCAATTGGGATAACGTCAAACAGGCCATGGATATCATCACGGATAATGACTGGGGCCTGCGCTTCTCCGGCAGGAGGGTGACCATTTCCACCGTGGGCCTGGTCCCCAAAATGGCCGCCGTGGGCAAGGACACCCGGGTGAAGCTGGCGGTGTCTTTGAACGCGCCGGACAACGAAATCCGGGACCAAATTATGCCCGTGAACAAGAAATACCCCATCGAGGAGCTGCTTCAGGCCTGCAAGGATTTTCCCCTGCGGCCGGGCAGGCGGGTGACTTTCGAGTACGTGCTGCTAAAAGGCGTCAACGACTCTCCGGCGCACGCCAGAAAGCTGGGCAAGCTCCTGGCGCACCAGCCCTGCAAGATCAACCTGATTCCGTACAATCCCCACGAAAACAGCCCTTTTGAAAGGCCGGACCCCGAAGCGGTGGACGCCTTTTATAAGGTGCTTATGGACAAGAATTACACCGTGATTGTGCGGCACAGCAAAGGCCTGGACATCAAGGCCGCCTGCGGACAATTGAAGGCGGCCAACCAGGCCAAAAAAGACGCATGCGCGCCGAAAACTACAGAATAG
- a CDS encoding RNA methyltransferase: MALMHYPVTDKNGQVIHSAVTNLDLHDIARASRTFGVSRFYVVTPLEDQKSLAQKIIGHWVTGAGSEYNPKRQQALSLIRIADSLEDAAREIEQETGERPEIVVTDARPQARSMGYADFRSRMELGKPFILVFGTAWGMTKEFIEAADIVLDPIVGPTDYNHLSVRSAASIILDRLLGR, encoded by the coding sequence ATGGCCCTGATGCATTATCCCGTAACCGATAAAAACGGGCAGGTTATCCACTCAGCGGTGACCAACCTGGACCTGCACGACATAGCCAGGGCCTCCAGAACTTTTGGAGTGAGCCGTTTTTATGTGGTAACGCCCCTGGAAGACCAAAAATCCCTCGCCCAAAAAATAATTGGGCACTGGGTGACCGGGGCCGGCAGCGAGTACAACCCCAAACGCCAGCAGGCTCTATCGCTGATCCGCATTGCGGACTCGCTGGAGGATGCGGCCCGGGAGATTGAACAAGAGACTGGCGAAAGGCCTGAAATCGTGGTAACAGACGCCAGACCTCAAGCCCGGAGCATGGGTTATGCGGATTTTCGCAGCCGGATGGAGTTGGGCAAGCCCTTTATTCTGGTTTTCGGAACCGCTTGGGGCATGACAAAAGAGTTTATAGAAGCGGCGGATATCGTCCTGGATCCCATTGTAGGCCCCACGGACTATAATCACTTATCCGTGAGATCGGCCGCTTCCATCATATTGGACAGACTATTGGGCCGATAA
- the rpsP gene encoding 30S ribosomal protein S16: MAVKIRLARHGAKKRPFYRIVVTDSESPRDGRFIEIVGTYNPVAEPAQIDLKDERIKHWMESGALPTHTVRNILKNQGFFSEAPQEA, from the coding sequence ATGGCAGTTAAAATTCGTTTGGCAAGGCACGGCGCCAAAAAACGTCCTTTTTACCGCATCGTTGTGACGGACAGCGAAAGCCCCCGCGACGGCAGGTTCATCGAAATCGTGGGAACTTACAATCCCGTGGCGGAGCCCGCACAAATCGACCTGAAGGACGAACGCATTAAGCATTGGATGGAAAGCGGCGCCCTGCCCACCCATACGGTGCGCAACATCTTGAAGAACCAGGGTTTTTTTTCCGAAGCCCCCCAGGAAGCTTAA